A portion of the Choristoneura fumiferana chromosome 6, NRCan_CFum_1, whole genome shotgun sequence genome contains these proteins:
- the LOC141428688 gene encoding uncharacterized protein gives MSNNGVIGNMNSLVFDHRSQEWAIFKSRFGQFCLVNDITEETDKAGAKRRGILLSALVENTYRVARDLALPTALEETAYATLIKKLDEQFETKRCGFVERYNFYKAEQRPGEEMSEWAARVRRLAQFCGFTSELEMALRYRFVLGLENPKEKEKLFAESTSTLSFSEALKIAQSVHCARLAIHSSCGSSAGVGATSEVFALSPAATESKKVNCSVCGYYNHSKQQCKFVEYSCKKC, from the coding sequence ATGAGCAATAATGGTGTTATAGGTAACATGAACAGTTTGGTGTTCGATCACCGCTCGCAGGAGTGGGCGATATTTAAAAGTCGTTTTGGCCAGTTTTGTTTGGTGAATGACATCACGGAAGAGACCGATAAAGCAGGAGCTAAACGACGAGGAATCCTACTTTCTGCGCTGGTGGAGAACACCTACCGAGTCGCACGGGATTTAGCGTTACCGACCGCTTTAGAGGAGACCGCTTACGCTACcctcataaaaaaattagatgAACAATTTGAGACCAAAAGATGTGGTTTTGTCGAGCGGTACAATTTCTACAAAGCGGAGCAGCGACCCGGCGAAGAAATGAGCGAGTGGGCCGCCCGAGTGCGTAGACTTGCGCAATTTTGTGGTTTCACAAGTGAACTCGAAATGGCCCTTAGATATCGTTTCGTGCTTGGCCTTGAAAATCCAAAGGAAAAGGAAAAGCTTTTCGCAGAAAGCACAAGCACATTATCTTTTAGTGAGGCGTTGAAGATAGCCCAGAGCGTGCATTGTGCGCGCCTCGCCATCCACAGTAGCTGCGGCAGCAGCGCCGGCGTCGGCGCGACCTCGGAAGTATTCGCGCTAAGCCCGGCCGCTAccgaaagtaaaaaagtgaATTGCAGTGTTTGCGGCTACTATAATCATTCTAAGCAGCAATGCAAGTTCGTCGAGTATTCTTGTAAAAAGTGCTGA